Proteins encoded together in one Penicillium digitatum chromosome 1, complete sequence window:
- a CDS encoding Fungal transcriptional regulatory protein, N-terminal — MSNIPFPSWNEQQSLFKLSCADSDTCNQFSSVDYPVSHLQRGESEVGTKKMAIPRLAEGAESAFTSPGRFHRRHVRRACESCRQRKTKCTGDKSGCRNCREAGIICCYTDGKREKSKRQLASLSAKVQAYEDVISKLSNRFGVSDEQLVNIALAAEAAPEVAFNPETCLAAAGERRISWHAGSEPPPSRASSVSPFESGDQTEEDFNRDETARATGFIGKSSEITWLQRLSKEVNSECEAWPATLPNTDDENGLPSPTLTPRTENPSEPWVVASNYYLDDLDIPTADQNDQYGIPSRETAGKMLNAYLTSVHPSFPIIGVSTFVPQFQVFFSQPSLKPGNKWLAILNLIFAIAAKYGQLTNSGWKEDDDDHQMYFSRARALSLEDQMLHHPDLQQLQVEGLTSFYLIASGHINRAWKLSGSAVRGALALGLHLRNVGVSISDTSKEIRYRVWWSLYTMDHLLTIMTGRPSCVIDSSCTTPMPVPFDESDFQKDEVARLIGTAVLRTASGSERVPTNNSAEDLESTADSDSNDLPAEGETKMSRAEYLKSLPPCTSLYFLQLASLTSISKRMTVKLYSPEALQSPWASTEFTIKSLMLEIDSWFMNLPAAYDFTSTQTSQCPISQRMGVAFLFYSTKIGITRPCLCRLDQPSSEDEKTYEFCNKTAAECIEAACHMLTLFPDTPDAVLLYRMSPWWCTLHYLMQAVTVLLLELAFRAQHVPEKATMVSKAAKKALDWLSTLSKTNMASERAWKLCDGFLRRLAPHIGIDVNDFPSTEESDPLFDIPDTADSAAVAEEPAADDVAFDPSATIPASVAVDAISAELDSIACSPMDQSNTTPLAMPDSYDLDAPNLLDQFIKQEKDLSGRSSFDECFPYDPTTGQITGSFFPSGPNLELDLGYFWGDPVC, encoded by the exons ATGAGTAATATCCCATTTCCCTCGTGGAATGAGCAACAGAGCCTCTTCAAATTATCGTGTGCTGATTCAGACACGTGTAATCAGTTTTCCAGTGTG GATTACCCAGTTTCTCATCTTCAACGAGGTGAATCCGAAGTGGGCACCAAGAAAATGGCCATCCCGCGACTAGCGGAAGGAGCCGAATctgccttcacttctccTGGTAGGTTTCATCGTCGACACGTTCGTCGGGCATGCGAGTCTTGCAGACAACGGAAGACGAAATGCACCGGAGACAAGTCCGGGTGCCGCAATTGTCGAGAGGCTGGAATCATCTGCTGCTACACCGATGGCAAAAGAGAGAAGTCCAAACG ACAGCTAGCAAGCTTGTCTGCAAAGGTGCAGGCATACGAAGATGTTATTAGCAAGCTGAGCAATCGTTTTGGTGTGTCTGATGAGCAGCTTGTGAACATTGCCCTGGCAGCG GAAGCGGCCCCTGAAGTGGCATTCAACCCAGAAACATGTCTTGCAGCAGCTGGAGAACGAAGGATTTCCTGGCATGCGGGTTCTGAGCCACCGCCCTCCCGAGCATCATCCGTTAGTCCGTTTGAATCCGGTGACCAGACCGAGGAAGACTTTAACAGAGATGAAACTGCACGAGCAACGGGCTTCATTGGAAAAAGCTCCGAGATCACTTGGCTTCAAAGGCTTAGCAAAGAGGTCAATAGTGAATGTGAGGCCTGGCCTGCAACTCTTCCCAACACAGATGACGAGAATGGTCTGCCCTCTCCAACTCTGACGCCTCGAACGGAGAATCCAAGCGAGCCATGGGTGGTGGCTTCCAACTATTAtcttgatgatttggatattCCAACGGCAGATCAAAATGACCAGTATGGAATCCCATCACGGGAAACGGCAGGCAAAATGCTCAATGCCTATCTGACTTCGGTGCATCCATCCTTCCCAATCATTGGGGTTTCAACCTTTGTCCCTCAATTCCAGGTCTTTTTCAGTCAACCTTCTCTCAAGCCAGGAAACAAGTGGCTCGCTATACTCAATCTGATCTTTGCTATTGCTGCTAAATATGGGCAATTGACAAACTCAGGCTggaaggaagatgatgatgatcatCAAATGTACTTCTCAAGGGCGCGGGCCTTGAGTTTGGAAGATCAGATGCTCCATCACCCTGACCTACAGCAGTTGCAAGTCGAGGGGCTTACTTCGTTCTATCTGATTGCATCGGGGCATATCAATCG GGCTTGGAAACTTTCCGGAAGTGCAGTTCGAGGAGCTCTGGCTCTTGGATTGCATTTGCGCAACGTGGGTGTGAGCATATCGGACACTTCCAAAGAGATACGATATCGGGTGTGGTGGTCATTATATACAATGGATCATCTACTTACTATCATGACTGGGCGTCCCTCATGTGTCATTGACAGCTCTTGTACTACACCAATGCCTGTTCCTTTTGACGAGAGTGATTTCCAAAAGGATGAGGTGGCTCGGCTGATAGGCACAGCTGTGCTCCGTACAGCCAGTGGTTCCGAGCGGGTGCCCACCAACAATAGCGCAGAGGACCTAGAATCAACGGCTGATTCTGATTCGAACGATCTGCCTGCTGAGGGAGAGACAAAGATGAGCCGAGCAGAGTATCTCAAGAGTCTTCCGCCTTGCACTTCACTTTACTTCCTACAGTTGGCCTCCCTGACCAGCATTTCCAAGCGGATGACTGTAAAACTCTACAGCCCAGAAGCATTGCAGTCCCCATGGGCAAGCACCGAGTTTACCATCAAGAGCCTGATGCTTGAAATTGACTCATGGTTCATGAATCTCCCTGCTGCATACGATTTCACCTCGACACAGACATCCCAATGCCCCATAAGCCAGCGTATGGGCGTTGCCTTTCTGTTTTACAGCACCAAAATCGGAATCACCCGACCGTGCCTCTGTCGTTTGGATCAACCCTCCTCGGAGGATGAAAAGACTTATGAGTTCTGCAACAAGACTGCGGCAGAATGTATCGAGGCTGCATGTCACATGCTTACGCTATTCCCGGATACCCCCGACGCAGTGCTGCTATACCGCATGTCGCCATGGTGGTGCACATTACATTATCTGATGCAGGCAGTTACTGTTCTCCTGCTCGAGTTGGCTTTCCGGGCCCAGCATGTCCCCGAGAAAGCGACGATGGTCTCCAAAGCTGCAAAGAAAGCCCTGGACTGGCTATCGACGCTATCCAAAACTAACATGGCGTCAGAAAGAGCCTGGAAGCTCTGCGATGGATTCCTCCGCCGTTTGGCACCACACATTGGAATTGACGTGAATGATTTCCCAAGCACCGAAGAGTCAGATCCCCTCTTCGATATTCCCGATACCGCGGACTCCGCTGCAGTGGCAGAAGAGCCAGCAGCGGATGATGTGGCATTTGACCCGTCCGCAACTATTCCTGCATCAGTGGCAGTTGATGCGATCTCCGCCGAGCTGGACTCAATCGCCTGCTCTCCGATGGACCAATCCAACACTACTCCTCTCGCCATGCCTGACTCCTACGACCTGGATGCGCCGAATCTACTCGATCAGTTCATCAAACAGGAGAAGGATCTCTCGGGTCGGAGCTCATTTGATGAATGTTTCCCCTATGATCCAACCACTGGTCAGATCACGGGCTCTTTCTTCCCATCCGGTCCGAATCTGGAACTTGACCTGGGGTACTTCTGGGGTGATCCGGTATGTTGA